The Streptomyces sp. HSG2 genome has a segment encoding these proteins:
- a CDS encoding RNA-guided endonuclease TnpB family protein, with product MTTPGVRQRDAGHARYTYRLRVSSTARAGLAAEWARCRWVWNECVAVSRKVHAGNRANPDDKVTCGPAQLDKMLTEARNAMSWLREGASVPQQQTIRDFAKSRTKALKDIKAKLPMRQRAGMPRIKRKRDALPTLNYTQRGFRLKDGRLHVAGGIVLTVVWSRDLPAAPTSVRVHQDSLGHWYASFVVATQVRPLPATGRVLGVDWGVGETATTTSDAHDLPHAEHGEKAARRLAHYQRMTARRRPARGQAASNGYRQARRQTAKVHKKVARQRQDTARKWAKSVVRDHDAIAVEDFRPKFLAETTVARKAADAAIGVTKTALIEMGRKHARDIHLVHPAHTTMDCAACGARTKHALPLSERTYTCTACAVVSPRDKNSARVMLIRAGLNPAGVDRVRAGGPLVPSQREPGIPVL from the coding sequence ATGACGACGCCAGGGGTGCGGCAGAGGGATGCCGGGCATGCCCGGTACACCTACCGGCTTCGTGTGTCGTCGACCGCCCGCGCTGGTCTGGCGGCCGAGTGGGCGCGCTGCCGGTGGGTGTGGAACGAGTGCGTGGCCGTGTCCCGCAAGGTCCACGCCGGGAACCGCGCCAACCCGGACGACAAGGTGACGTGCGGTCCGGCGCAGCTGGACAAGATGCTGACCGAGGCCCGCAACGCCATGTCGTGGCTGCGTGAGGGCGCGTCGGTGCCGCAGCAGCAGACCATCCGCGATTTCGCCAAGTCCCGCACAAAGGCACTCAAGGACATCAAGGCGAAGCTGCCGATGCGGCAGCGTGCCGGGATGCCCCGTATCAAGCGGAAGCGGGACGCGCTGCCCACGCTGAACTACACGCAGCGCGGCTTCCGCCTCAAGGACGGCCGCCTGCACGTGGCGGGCGGCATCGTCCTGACGGTCGTCTGGTCCCGCGATCTCCCGGCCGCACCCACCTCGGTGCGTGTCCACCAGGACTCCTTGGGGCACTGGTACGCGTCGTTCGTCGTCGCGACCCAGGTGCGGCCGCTCCCGGCAACGGGCCGGGTGCTCGGCGTGGACTGGGGCGTCGGGGAGACCGCCACCACCACGTCCGACGCCCACGACCTCCCCCACGCCGAACACGGCGAGAAAGCCGCGCGGCGCCTCGCCCACTACCAGCGGATGACGGCCCGCCGCCGCCCCGCGCGCGGGCAGGCGGCCTCCAACGGCTACCGGCAGGCGCGGCGGCAGACCGCGAAGGTGCACAAGAAGGTGGCCCGGCAACGCCAGGACACCGCCCGTAAGTGGGCCAAGTCCGTGGTCCGCGACCACGACGCGATCGCCGTCGAGGACTTCCGCCCGAAGTTCCTCGCCGAGACCACCGTGGCCCGCAAAGCCGCCGACGCGGCGATCGGCGTCACCAAGACGGCCCTGATCGAGATGGGCCGCAAACACGCACGGGACATCCATCTCGTGCATCCCGCACACACCACGATGGACTGCGCGGCGTGCGGAGCGAGAACCAAGCACGCACTTCCTCTTTCCGAACGTACCTACACCTGCACCGCGTGCGCAGTCGTATCCCCCAGGGACAAGAACTCCGCCCGCGTGATGCTCATCCGGGCTGGTCTCAACCCGGCTGGTGTCGATCGTGTAAGAGCCGGCGGACCGCTGGTCCCCAGCCAACGTGAGCCAGGAATCCCCGTCCTTTAG
- a CDS encoding cupin domain-containing protein yields MDKMRPRIVDLDDAEPNRKRGGDLRTLLTPVTVGSTSGFMGVAIIRPGERISEHYHPYSEEFVYVIEGRMEVDLDGETLPLRADQGLMIPIDMRHRFRNVGDEEARMVFHLGPLAPDPKLGHVDTEAVPGGADHKPYPRVQEEGARSDRPGVLS; encoded by the coding sequence ATGGACAAGATGCGCCCGCGCATCGTGGACCTCGACGACGCCGAGCCCAACCGCAAGCGCGGCGGCGACCTGCGGACCCTGCTGACACCGGTCACGGTGGGCTCCACGAGCGGGTTCATGGGCGTCGCCATCATCCGCCCCGGCGAACGGATCAGCGAGCACTACCACCCGTACTCCGAGGAGTTCGTGTACGTCATCGAGGGCCGCATGGAGGTGGACCTCGACGGTGAGACCCTTCCCCTCCGAGCCGACCAAGGCCTCATGATCCCCATCGACATGCGGCACCGCTTCCGCAACGTGGGCGACGAGGAGGCCCGCATGGTCTTCCACCTGGGGCCGCTCGCGCCCGACCCCAAACTCGGACACGTGGACACCGAGGCGGTCCCGGGCGGCGCCGACCACAAGCCCTACCCCCGCGTCCAGGAGGAGGGTGCGCGATCCGACCGGCCAGGGGTCCTGTCGTGA
- the mce gene encoding methylmalonyl-CoA epimerase: MLTRIDHIGIACHDLDATVDFYRATYGFEVFHTEVNEEQGVREAMLKINDTSDGGASYLQLLEPVREDSTVAKWLAKNGEGVHHIAFGTQDVDADAAAIGERGVRVLYDEPRRGSMGSRITFLHPKDCHGVLTELVTSAAIESPER; encoded by the coding sequence ATGCTGACGCGAATCGACCACATCGGGATCGCCTGCCACGACCTCGACGCCACCGTGGACTTCTACCGGGCCACGTACGGCTTCGAGGTGTTCCACACCGAGGTCAACGAGGAACAGGGCGTACGCGAGGCCATGCTCAAGATCAACGACACGTCGGACGGCGGCGCGTCGTACCTGCAGCTGTTGGAACCCGTCCGCGAGGACTCCACCGTCGCCAAGTGGCTCGCCAAGAACGGCGAGGGCGTCCACCACATCGCCTTCGGCACACAGGACGTGGACGCCGACGCCGCCGCGATCGGGGAGCGGGGCGTACGCGTCCTGTACGACGAGCCACGCCGCGGCTCCATGGGGTCGCGCATCACCTTCCTGCACCCCAAGGACTGCCATGGCGTCCTGACGGAACTCGTCACTTCAGCCGCGATTGAGTCGCCCGAGCGCTGA
- a CDS encoding SchA/CurD-like domain-containing protein, which translates to MTTSPAICQSAFDGSRVRVLLVVDLHEGTEHKFLDAYERMRGQVASVPGHLGDQLCQSADDPRQWLITSEWVAAPPYLAWVNSEEHLETVGPLRECVRDLRATRYGVVRETGVAHTETGGLQTAVRVGDGVVRHALTFTVTPGSESKVAEILAGYAPPEARVDESTRLRRTTLFMHGNRVVRTVEVEGDLTKALRHVSRRPEVRAVEEAINPYLERHRDLTDPDSARDFFARAAMPPVHHVARGGPEPAGLTRHALHYPARPGCGTALARLLARQDEIAAADPADPVFRGTVFQREDTVVRLIDVVGDPEADPVAALGVRGPRKAAVLTRLLDRAALGVETAPPGARGVNRLLAHAGMSLITDRVAAPY; encoded by the coding sequence ATGACCACTTCGCCCGCCATCTGCCAGTCCGCGTTCGACGGGTCCAGGGTGCGCGTCCTCCTCGTCGTCGACCTCCACGAAGGCACCGAGCATAAGTTCCTGGACGCGTACGAGCGGATGCGCGGTCAGGTCGCGTCGGTCCCCGGCCACCTCGGCGACCAGCTGTGCCAGTCCGCCGACGATCCCCGACAGTGGCTCATCACCAGTGAGTGGGTCGCCGCACCGCCCTACCTCGCCTGGGTCAACAGCGAGGAACACCTGGAGACCGTCGGGCCGTTGCGGGAGTGCGTCCGGGACCTGCGGGCGACGCGCTACGGCGTCGTCCGCGAGACCGGCGTCGCCCACACGGAGACCGGCGGACTCCAGACGGCCGTCCGGGTCGGCGACGGAGTCGTCCGACACGCCCTGACCTTCACGGTCACGCCCGGCTCCGAGTCCAAGGTCGCGGAGATCCTGGCCGGCTACGCGCCGCCGGAGGCCCGTGTCGACGAGAGCACCAGACTGCGCCGCACCACCCTGTTCATGCACGGCAACCGGGTCGTGCGGACCGTCGAGGTGGAGGGCGACCTGACGAAGGCGCTGCGCCACGTCTCGCGCCGGCCCGAGGTGCGGGCCGTCGAGGAGGCGATCAACCCCTATCTCGAACGCCACCGCGACCTCACCGACCCGGACTCCGCACGCGACTTCTTCGCGCGCGCCGCCATGCCGCCGGTGCACCACGTGGCCCGCGGCGGACCGGAACCGGCCGGACTGACCCGCCACGCGCTGCACTACCCGGCCCGGCCGGGTTGCGGGACGGCGCTGGCGCGGCTGCTCGCCAGGCAGGACGAGATCGCGGCGGCGGACCCCGCCGACCCGGTCTTCCGCGGCACGGTCTTCCAACGCGAGGACACCGTCGTCCGGCTGATCGACGTGGTCGGGGACCCCGAGGCCGACCCGGTCGCCGCGCTGGGTGTCCGAGGGCCTCGGAAGGCCGCCGTGCTGACCCGGTTGCTCGACCGCGCGGCCCTGGGCGTGGAGACGGCCCCGCCCGGGGCACGCGGGGTGAACCGGCTGCTGGCCCACGCCGGGATGTCACTGATCACCGACCGCGTCGCCGCACCGTACTGA
- a CDS encoding Arc family DNA-binding protein, which translates to MEPEKRISLRLPADPHERLVEKARTDRRSLNSEIVHLLEAALDPVGGDNQSP; encoded by the coding sequence ATGGAACCTGAGAAGCGGATCTCTCTCCGCCTGCCCGCTGACCCGCATGAACGCCTCGTCGAGAAGGCCCGGACCGACCGACGGTCCCTCAACTCCGAGATCGTCCACCTACTTGAGGCCGCCCTCGACCCGGTGGGTGGAGACAACCAATCGCCCTGA
- a CDS encoding AIM24 family protein, protein MFRLQNSKVLAVEMAGDSVRAKNGSMVAYDGEMDFKKLTGGGDGIRGMVTRRLTGEQMTVMEVKGSGTCWFADRATEITVVTLGGEKLCVEAGNLLATDGGLRTGTEFTGLRGASQGNGLFTTTVEGRGQVAITSDGPAVVLRVSDAYPLTVDPGAYVAHQGRLRQSFQSGVTFRTVLGEGGGEAFQIRFEGEGLVYVQPSERLTPAGDV, encoded by the coding sequence ATGTTCCGACTTCAGAACAGCAAGGTGCTCGCCGTCGAGATGGCCGGGGATTCCGTGAGAGCGAAGAACGGCTCGATGGTGGCGTACGACGGCGAGATGGACTTCAAGAAGCTGACCGGGGGCGGTGACGGGATCCGCGGCATGGTGACCCGCCGACTGACGGGCGAGCAGATGACGGTCATGGAGGTGAAGGGGAGCGGGACCTGCTGGTTCGCCGACCGGGCGACGGAGATCACCGTGGTGACGCTGGGAGGCGAGAAGCTGTGCGTCGAGGCGGGCAACCTGCTCGCGACGGACGGAGGGCTCCGTACCGGCACCGAGTTCACCGGGCTGCGGGGCGCCTCCCAGGGCAACGGCCTGTTCACCACGACCGTGGAGGGCCGGGGGCAGGTGGCGATCACCTCCGACGGCCCGGCGGTGGTCCTGCGGGTGAGCGACGCCTACCCGCTGACCGTCGACCCGGGCGCGTACGTGGCGCACCAGGGGAGATTGCGGCAGTCCTTCCAGTCGGGCGTGACGTTCCGCACCGTGCTGGGCGAGGGCGGCGGCGAGGCCTTCCAGATCCGCTTCGAGGGCGAGGGCCTGGTGTACGTGCAGCCGAGCGAGCGGCTGACCCCGGCGGGAGACGTGTGA
- a CDS encoding AIM24 family protein, which produces MAFREINSKMVEATVAPDRRLFSQRGAMLAYTGEVSFTPSVTGGQGGLMSMIGRRVADEDTPLMTVEGSGTVLFGHGGHHVQVIELSGDTLYVEADRLLAFEGTLEQGTVFLGSQGGVMGMVRGQVSGQGLFTTRLRGRGSVAVMAHGGVFEVPITPGRPVHVDPQAYVAHHGDVRNRLSTALGWRDMVGRGSGEAFQLELSGDGAVYVQASEEKL; this is translated from the coding sequence ATGGCCTTCCGAGAGATCAATTCGAAGATGGTGGAAGCGACCGTCGCGCCGGACCGGCGCCTGTTCAGCCAGCGCGGCGCGATGCTGGCCTACACCGGTGAGGTGTCCTTCACCCCGTCCGTGACAGGCGGCCAGGGGGGTCTGATGTCGATGATCGGACGTCGGGTGGCCGACGAGGACACCCCGCTGATGACCGTGGAGGGATCGGGCACCGTGCTCTTCGGGCACGGCGGCCACCATGTACAGGTGATCGAGTTGTCCGGCGACACCCTGTACGTCGAGGCGGATCGCCTGCTGGCCTTCGAGGGGACGCTGGAGCAGGGCACGGTGTTCCTGGGCTCGCAGGGCGGCGTCATGGGCATGGTGCGCGGCCAGGTCAGCGGCCAGGGGCTCTTCACGACCCGCCTGAGGGGCCGCGGTTCGGTGGCGGTGATGGCCCACGGTGGCGTCTTCGAGGTCCCGATCACACCGGGCCGACCGGTCCACGTCGACCCGCAGGCCTACGTCGCCCACCACGGCGACGTGCGCAACCGGCTCTCCACGGCTCTGGGTTGGCGCGACATGGTGGGCCGGGGATCGGGTGAGGCATTCCAACTGGAACTCAGCGGCGACGGGGCGGTCTACGTCCAGGCCTCGGAGGAGAAGCTTTGA
- a CDS encoding MarR family transcriptional regulator → METETAPRWLNDAEQGAWRTNLEVNRLLTYQLERDLQPFGLTLNDYEILVNLSESEDFRMRMSDLASATLQSKSRLSHQITRMENADLVRRENCESDRRGLYAVLTDHGMETVRTVAPHHVASVRRHFVDLLSPDALVHLDKALRPIAEHLRGQRGRP, encoded by the coding sequence ATGGAGACCGAGACAGCCCCCCGCTGGCTGAACGACGCGGAGCAAGGTGCTTGGCGTACCAACCTGGAGGTCAACAGACTGTTGACCTACCAGCTCGAAAGGGACTTGCAGCCGTTCGGTCTGACCTTGAACGACTACGAGATCCTGGTGAACCTCTCCGAGTCGGAGGACTTCCGGATGCGGATGAGCGATCTCGCCTCCGCCACGCTCCAGTCGAAGAGCCGTCTCTCCCACCAGATCACCCGGATGGAGAACGCCGACCTCGTGCGGCGGGAGAACTGCGAGTCCGACCGCCGCGGGCTCTACGCGGTGCTCACCGACCACGGGATGGAGACCGTGCGGACGGTCGCGCCGCACCACGTGGCCTCCGTCCGCAGACACTTCGTCGACCTGCTCTCACCCGACGCGCTGGTCCACCTGGACAAGGCGCTGCGGCCGATCGCCGAACACCTCAGAGGGCAGCGCGGACGCCCCTGA
- a CDS encoding DUF3817 domain-containing protein yields the protein MDLKTASSLRRLRLVSAPEAISFLLLLVCSVLRRTTEFDAVPVMGMVHGLLFVLYVLFWADAWNRAKWSLPTAAGYFVLSLLPAGGFYADRRLRREAEAAVVAARPGREKVVGA from the coding sequence GTGGACCTCAAGACCGCAAGCTCCCTCCGCCGACTCCGCCTGGTCTCGGCGCCCGAGGCGATCTCCTTCCTGCTGCTCCTCGTCTGCTCGGTGCTCCGCCGCACCACCGAGTTCGACGCGGTGCCGGTGATGGGCATGGTGCACGGCCTGCTCTTCGTGCTCTACGTGCTCTTCTGGGCGGACGCCTGGAACCGTGCCAAGTGGTCGCTGCCGACCGCCGCCGGGTACTTCGTCCTCTCGCTCCTGCCGGCGGGCGGCTTCTACGCCGACCGACGGCTGCGCCGCGAGGCCGAGGCGGCCGTCGTCGCCGCCCGGCCGGGGCGGGAGAAGGTGGTGGGCGCGTGA
- a CDS encoding acetyl-CoA C-acetyltransferase, which translates to MSSATSATPGTNGTTSVIVAGARTPMGRLLGSLKSFSGADLGGFAIKAALDRAGIGGDQVQYVIMGQVLQAGAGQIPARQAAVKAGIPMNVPALTVNKVCLSGLDAIALADQLIRAGEFDVVVAGGQESMTNAPHLLPGSREGYKYGAVQMLDAMAHDGLTDSFEGIAMGESTEKHNTRLGLGREEQDAVAALSHQRAAAAQKNGIFDAEITPVEVPQRKGDPVLVSKDEGIRGETTPESLGRLRPAFARDGTITAGSSSQISDGAAAVVVMSKAKAQELGLEWIAEIGAHGNVAGPDNSLQSQPSNAIRHALAKDGLGTEDLELIEINEAFAAVAVQSMKDLGVSTEKVNVNGGAIALGHPIGMSGARLVLHLALELRRRGGGVGVAALCGGGGQGDALVLRVPKV; encoded by the coding sequence ATGTCTTCCGCAACCTCCGCAACTCCCGGAACGAATGGCACCACCTCGGTGATCGTCGCGGGCGCTCGCACCCCGATGGGTCGGCTGCTCGGCTCGCTGAAGTCCTTCTCCGGCGCCGACCTGGGCGGTTTCGCGATCAAGGCGGCCCTGGACCGGGCCGGCATCGGCGGGGACCAGGTGCAGTACGTGATCATGGGGCAGGTGCTCCAGGCCGGCGCCGGTCAGATCCCGGCACGACAGGCGGCCGTGAAGGCCGGCATTCCGATGAACGTCCCGGCACTCACCGTGAACAAGGTGTGCCTCTCCGGGCTGGACGCGATCGCGCTGGCCGACCAGTTGATCCGCGCGGGTGAGTTCGACGTCGTGGTCGCCGGCGGCCAGGAGTCGATGACCAACGCCCCCCACCTGCTGCCCGGGTCACGTGAGGGGTACAAGTACGGCGCGGTCCAGATGCTCGACGCGATGGCGCACGACGGCCTGACCGACTCCTTCGAGGGCATCGCGATGGGCGAGTCCACCGAGAAGCACAACACGCGGCTCGGCCTTGGCCGCGAAGAACAGGACGCCGTGGCCGCGCTCTCCCACCAGCGAGCGGCGGCGGCACAGAAGAACGGGATCTTCGACGCGGAGATCACCCCGGTGGAGGTCCCGCAACGCAAGGGCGACCCCGTGCTGGTCAGCAAGGACGAGGGGATTCGCGGCGAGACGACCCCGGAGTCCCTGGGCAGGCTGCGGCCCGCCTTCGCCCGGGACGGCACGATCACGGCCGGCTCGTCCTCGCAGATCTCCGACGGCGCCGCGGCCGTGGTCGTCATGAGCAAGGCCAAGGCCCAGGAGCTGGGGCTGGAGTGGATCGCCGAGATCGGCGCGCACGGGAACGTGGCCGGCCCCGACAACTCTCTCCAGTCGCAGCCTTCGAACGCGATCCGGCACGCCTTGGCGAAGGACGGGCTGGGGACCGAGGACCTCGAACTGATCGAGATCAACGAGGCGTTCGCCGCCGTCGCCGTGCAGTCGATGAAGGATCTCGGGGTCTCCACCGAAAAGGTGAACGTGAACGGTGGTGCCATCGCTCTCGGACACCCCATCGGCATGTCCGGCGCCCGGCTGGTGCTGCACCTGGCCCTGGAGCTGAGGCGGCGTGGCGGCGGCGTGGGCGTGGCCGCGCTGTGCGGCGGTGGCGGTCAGGGCGACGCGCTCGTCCTCCGCGTCCCGAAGGTCTGA
- the meaB gene encoding methylmalonyl Co-A mutase-associated GTPase MeaB, translated as MTQDVSSLVARAREGRPRAVARLISLVEGASPQLREVMAALAPLTGGAYVVGLTGSPGVGKSTSTSALVTAYRRQGRRVGVLAVDPSSPFSGGALLGDRVRMSEHASDPGVYIRSMATRGHLGGLAWAAPQAIRVLDAAGCDVILVETVGVGQSEVEIASQADTSVVLLAPGMGDGIQAAKAGILEIGDVYVVNKADRDGADATARELNHMLGLGEARRPGDWRPPIVRTVAARAEGVDEVVEALEKHRAWMEEHGVLAERRLRRAAHEVEAIALTSLRRRIGDLPGESRLEALAERIVAGELDPYRAADELIVGLTAN; from the coding sequence GTGACGCAGGACGTCTCCTCGCTCGTGGCCCGTGCCAGGGAGGGCCGGCCGAGGGCGGTGGCCCGGCTCATCTCCCTGGTGGAGGGGGCGTCCCCGCAGCTCAGGGAGGTGATGGCGGCCCTCGCCCCGCTGACCGGCGGAGCCTACGTGGTGGGCCTGACAGGGTCGCCGGGCGTCGGCAAGTCCACCTCCACCTCCGCTCTGGTGACCGCCTACCGACGGCAGGGGCGGAGGGTCGGCGTCCTCGCCGTCGACCCGTCCTCGCCGTTCTCCGGAGGCGCGCTCCTTGGCGACCGGGTGCGGATGTCCGAGCACGCCTCCGACCCCGGCGTGTACATCCGTTCCATGGCGACCCGGGGGCACCTGGGCGGTCTGGCCTGGGCCGCGCCGCAGGCCATCCGGGTTCTGGACGCGGCCGGGTGCGACGTGATCCTGGTCGAGACGGTCGGCGTCGGGCAGTCCGAGGTGGAGATCGCCTCCCAGGCCGACACCTCGGTGGTGTTGCTGGCGCCCGGGATGGGCGACGGGATCCAGGCGGCCAAGGCCGGGATTCTGGAGATCGGCGACGTCTACGTGGTGAACAAGGCCGACCGGGACGGCGCCGACGCGACGGCCCGGGAACTCAACCACATGCTGGGGCTCGGCGAGGCCCGACGCCCAGGAGACTGGCGTCCCCCCATCGTCCGCACGGTGGCCGCGCGAGCGGAGGGTGTCGACGAGGTGGTCGAGGCGCTGGAGAAGCACCGCGCCTGGATGGAGGAGCACGGGGTCCTGGCGGAGCGCCGGCTCAGGCGCGCCGCGCACGAGGTGGAGGCCATCGCGTTGACCTCGCTTCGCCGGCGGATCGGCGACCTGCCCGGCGAGAGCCGCTTGGAGGCGCTGGCGGAGCGGATCGTGGCCGGGGAACTCGACCCCTACCGGGCCGCGGACGAGTTGATCGTCGGTCTGACGGCGAACTGA
- a CDS encoding AIM24 family protein has translation MSGTVHDPSTLPADDNVDDYTFCVELSGSPWFLQKGKMIAYYGSVRFDGIGYGPLEGLVRSAFHSPLHASDWVVAEGQGRMLLADRAFDVNSFDLEDGNLTVRSGNLLAFQPSLRLKQSIVPGFLTLLGTGKFVAASNGPVVFMEPPIRVDPQALVGWADCPSPCHHYDHGYAAGLLGGVRALTGLGGASGEEHQFEFSGAGTVLLQSSEARLPERVTDAAPLRSGAPDGTTAGGHGVPSGAPRLPGQLGDLQRRFGL, from the coding sequence GTGAGCGGTACCGTCCACGACCCCTCGACCCTGCCGGCCGACGACAACGTCGACGACTACACCTTCTGCGTGGAGCTGTCGGGGAGCCCCTGGTTCCTGCAGAAGGGCAAGATGATCGCCTACTACGGCTCGGTCCGGTTCGACGGCATCGGGTACGGACCGCTGGAGGGGTTGGTCCGCTCGGCCTTCCACTCGCCGTTGCACGCGAGCGACTGGGTGGTGGCCGAGGGCCAGGGCCGGATGCTCCTCGCCGACCGCGCCTTCGACGTGAACTCCTTCGACCTGGAGGACGGGAATCTCACCGTTCGCTCCGGCAACCTGCTCGCCTTTCAGCCAAGTCTGAGACTGAAGCAGTCGATCGTTCCGGGATTCCTCACCCTGCTCGGAACCGGCAAGTTCGTGGCGGCGTCCAACGGTCCGGTGGTGTTCATGGAGCCGCCGATCCGGGTGGACCCGCAGGCACTCGTGGGGTGGGCCGACTGCCCCTCGCCGTGTCATCACTACGACCACGGGTACGCGGCCGGGCTGCTGGGGGGCGTTCGCGCCCTCACTGGCCTGGGCGGGGCCTCCGGAGAGGAGCACCAGTTCGAGTTCTCCGGGGCGGGCACGGTGCTGCTCCAGTCGAGCGAGGCTCGGCTGCCCGAGCGGGTGACGGACGCCGCGCCGCTACGGTCGGGGGCACCCGACGGCACGACGGCGGGAGGGCACGGCGTGCCGAGCGGGGCACCGCGCCTTCCCGGACAGCTGGGAGACCTCCAGCGCCGCTTCGGGCTGTGA
- a CDS encoding MTH1187 family thiamine-binding protein: protein MIVAFSVTPLGVGEEVGEYVAEAVRVVRESGLPHRTDAMFTSVEGDSWDEVMDVVRRAVAAVEARAPRVSLVLKADIRPGVTDGLRTKVETVERLLAADR, encoded by the coding sequence GTGATCGTCGCCTTCTCCGTGACGCCGCTGGGCGTCGGCGAAGAGGTGGGGGAGTACGTGGCGGAGGCCGTACGGGTGGTCCGCGAGTCCGGTCTGCCCCACCGCACGGACGCCATGTTCACCTCCGTGGAGGGCGATTCCTGGGACGAGGTCATGGACGTCGTGCGCCGGGCCGTCGCCGCGGTCGAGGCCCGGGCACCCCGGGTCTCCCTGGTTCTGAAGGCCGACATCCGCCCCGGCGTCACGGACGGGCTGCGGACCAAGGTGGAGACGGTGGAACGCCTCCTCGCAGCCGACCGATAG